The DNA sequence TCCGGTTTCTTTGCGGTACAATCCGTTCAAAAATCGACGATTGTTTCGAGGGCAGAGATTATGCGAATAGTTTGGAATAAATATCGTCGCATAATGTGTTATGTTATTCCGTCCACTCTTATTCATTATATTCTAATCAATCTGCTCGAAAAGCCAAGTCCATGGGTATTTGTACGCTCGCTGGTATATAGTGTGTTTGAAATGGCGCTGTTGCCGATGTCTGGGGTATACGTTACTTTTCTTAATCTGCCATTGTGGTATCTTTCTGCTCTATTTATAAGTCTTCCGTTTTTTATGCTGTTGGTTCAGGAGTGGGGGGAGTCTTTTTTATACATCGTTGCTCCCAGTGCTAGTTTGGTACTATATGGATATCTGTGTATGCGTACAGGGCATATTGATATTTGGGCAGAGCAGTATGGATTGATCTCGATTTCTCTGTTGCGAGCATTTGCGGGCCTTTGTCTAGGCGGGTGTTGTTACGTTTTGGCACTTCGTTTAAAGGCGGTATCTTTTACGATAGTGGGATCTAGAGCTTTAGCGTGTATACAGTTTATGTGTTTTGGTATTGCGTTTTTTTATATGTACACCCATAGGTATTCCAAGTTGGATTTTTTAGTTATTGCCATAATAGCGATGGGATGTATCATCGTCTTCTCCCAAAAAAGTTCAGTGAATTCAGTCTTAAATCTACCGTGGTTTAATCAGTTGGCGGACTATTCGCTGGCACTTTATGTGAGTCATTGGAGTATCCGCACGTACATTCCAATTTTGATGCCAAATGCTACCTATTGGCAGATGCTTTTTCCGTATATCATATGCTCGCTCGCATATGCAGCTCTCATACTTTGGGTGGCTAAAAGAGCACAAGGTGCTGCAGTGTGGGGAAAATGGCGAAACCTTTTCGTTAGAGAGTGATAAAAATGGATGTTTTGATTATTGGTTGTGGATTATGTGGTTCTGTTATCGCACGCCAGTTAGCTGAAAAAGGGTTACGGGTTCAAATTTGGGAACGCCGAGATCACATCGGTGGAAATATGTACGATTATCGAGATACTCATGGCATTTTGATTCAAAAATATGGGCCTCACACATTCCATACTAAAGAGCAGTACCTATATGAATATATATGCCGTTACGCTGATTGGCAGCCATACAAACTGACTTGTGGCGCAGTTTGGGATGATAAATATACCCCTACACCTTTCAATTTCACCACTATTGATACTTTTTATCCAAAAGAAGAGGCGGCAAAGTTGAAAGAAAAGCTGCGGAAGGCTTTTTCAGGACAGTTAACTGCTACTGTCGTGGAAGTTTTGCAGCATTCAGATCCGGATATCCGTGGCTATGCGGAATTTTTGTTTCGAGAGGACTACGCGCCTTATACCGCTAAGCAATGGGGTGTCCCTCCGTCAGAAATCGATCCCAGCGTTCTGAAAAGGGTACCATTACGTTTTTCCTATGATGAGGGATATTTCGATGATCCCTACCAAGTGATGCCTGCTCATAGTTTTGTAGCTTTCTTTCAGAAGTTGCTGGACCATCCTAACATTTCAATCCAACTGGGACAAGAGGCATTCGAATCTCTTACTGTTTCCCCTTCAGGGACGGAACTCTTGCAGGATGGACGGGCCGTTTTGATACCTGTGATTTATACAGGTGCGTTGGATGAGTTGTTTGGGTGTTGCGCTGGCCGGCTTCCGTATCGTTCCTTGCGTTTTGATTGGAAATATGAAGAGAAGGAGAGTTTACAGGATGCCCCGGTGGTTGCCTATCCTCAGGAGCCGGGCTACACTAGAATTACCGAATTTAAGAAGCTGCCGTTCCAGGATGTACGTGGGACTTCGTATGCAGTGGAATATCCGCTTCATTATGACCCTGAAGAGGTGAATGAACCGTATTATCCTGTACTCACGGACGAAAGCAAACGACAATATGACATCTACCGTAAGATGGCAGAAAGAATTTCTAACCTTATTCCTTGTGGTAGACTGGCAGATTTTCAGTACTACAATATGGACCAGGTACTGGCTAGGGCCTTGGAAACAAGTAAGAAACTTCTTGAACAAGCTTAAATTATAGGACATTATCTGTATAAGGGATTCAAAAGGGCCTTCCGGCTAAATGGAAGGCCCTTTCTAATTGATAGCAGGCTACCGTTTAAGTTTTTTATAAATTTTTTGTAGTATAGCGACAAACTTGCCGGGGAGGAAGGCGATACATCTCCCAATAAAATAAGATTTAGAACCATAAATATAAAGCAATTCATTCTCCAACATTGCAATTCGTTGTTCTATAAGCTGCTGTTTGGCCGTATACACTGAGATGTCCATAGTGGTTTGTGCACAGGCGGTTTCTATCAAAGAAATTTTGTCTGCTATATGTTTGGCAAACTCGTTATTTTGCTGAATCCTCTGGTGAACATTGCTTAATGTTTCGTCATTTAGCCTAAAATGCTGGTGCGCATTATTTACAAATTCATCATTCTGTTGGAGCCGCTGATGCACATTGCTTGTGAACTCATCTACGCCCGCAAAGCGTTCTCCGAAAATTTGTGCATAATCTTTTAAAAAATCATAGGTAGACTTGGATTTGCCCATTACCGGAACCAGCGCTTTTTCCAGCCACGTACGGCTCTTTTCAACTTCTTTTTCTAGCAGGAGAAATACACGATCATAATCGATGTCAAGCAAATGAGAAAGCCTTTCTTGAAGCTGATCTAAATGGCTGATTAGCCTGTCTTGCAGCCCCAATGTTTCCAGCAACGAAGTGAAGCGTGCGGTTCCTCTCCCTTCATTTGGGATGGCAAGAAAGGGTTTGCGATATATAATGGCAAAGCACATACCATGAAAAGAATCAGTGACAACAAATTCACTTTGCACAATACTTCTCAGCCAATCCTCGTTAAAAGTATCTTCGCTGGACGATATTCCCCATATTTGGCCAATGGCATCATGTTTGTACGCTATATCGGTGTGAATATTAGATTTTAATTGTAAACACTCCTCAATGGATGCAAGGATTGCCTTTTTATCAACATCCGGATCTAAAATATATGCTGCAACGTATTTTTTATCTGGTGCCTTGCCTTTTGCTGCTAAGTCATTAAAATGTTTTTTATCGCATAAAAATACAGGATCCAGCACAAGGTCTGCATCTACCTCCATCTGGCTTTTTGCAAAGTCCATGCTCGGACTATCCCGGAATGACAGGCAGTCAAACTTTTTCAGGAAATATGCTATTTCGGCCCTTATATCATCCCTTTGCACAAAACGATCTGCACCAAATGAAGTAGCGTAGGCGATTTTCTTTTTCCTATCTTCCACCCAATTCAGGGTGATATATTGTCCAAACTGCAGATACAAGTGGCCGTTCAAAAGTTGATCGGAACCTACTAGAAATAGGTCGCATTCGTTGTTCAGTTGCTGTAGTTCTCCTGAATTTGCATACAAGGGTGCTAAATCAAAAGGTCGATATGGGTTATGCTTGAATCCGGTTGGAGTCGGGTGTGGTTTCCACTCCGAATCGAGTGGCCGCTCAATCATAAGTGGTTCAAGACCCATGTCACGGATGATCCGATATAAAGCATAATAGGTCATATTGGAGCCATAGTTCTCTACACTCCATACCCCTACAATTCCTACATCATACCGAGGTTTTATAGCATACTCTGCTGCTTTATTAAAAGGTAAATATTTTGCGAGAGCATAGAGACGGTCTCTAGCGGGATGTACAGGAAACTGATTGTTTACGCGGTTGTTCATAATCCATTCAAGGGGTACTTCCTTACAAATCGTGTTATTCTCTTGGAGCATTTGTAAAAGGTATTTGCCCTTTGAATTATTTACAAGAATTACGCTTGTCCCTTTTCCGTCATTCAACGCAGGATCATAGCCTCCTATTCCATGAAAATCTCCGATGGTAATATCGCCCTGCCGGGGGAAACTAGAGAATCGGCAAATTTCACAGGCATCATTCATCAAAAGTCTACCGTGAAAACTTTGTTGATAAAAGTCCTGATCAAAAAGACGGTTTTGTTCGGTATTATCTTTAAAAGTCACATTATGAGCGTTACAGTTCCATCCTAACTCTTTAGTACGAAAAGTACAACTCGCAATGTTTTGCTTGCCGAAGGTATCATCCAAATATTGCTGGAAATGCTTGGATGATGGAGAATAATGGCATAATAAATCTATCGTATAAAGCAATTCGTACGGCTTTCCTAAATAAGCATTAAGAGCAGCCACCTGACAGGGGCATCCCGAAAACAGCACAGGCAATCCTGCTTCAAGATTATTTTGAATCTGTCGATAAACAAGCCTCACCTCACTTTGCAGATATTTTGAGCGGAGCAGGGTAGGCAGTTCTTCCAAATTATCTATGAGAATATGCTGAACACCAAAGTCTTTTTTCCAAGCGACGCCGCATGCAATACCGCCTTTGTCAAGGATTCTATGGGCGAGTAAAGGGAAAACACCACCAGAGGAACTATGAAAACGTGTATGATCATCTGCACAATAAGCATAGCAGGACGGAGCAGATGTATTGCTATATAGAGGATGCAAAACCGGGCATACCTGCACACATTTGTTACAGCTAATGCATTTTTGTAAAGATATCTGGGGACGAAAAAATCCGTCTTCATCTGGTTCCAGAACCAAAGCGTCAACAGGACAAATATTGGCGCAGGCTGCACAACCTGAGCAAAGATAATTTTTATTCAAATGCTCTGGCGTTGCCTGAATAAAACATAAAATGGCAGGTGTGCAAGGACGGATATTTTTTTTCGTCAGCATAAAACCTTTTGCGTGCAGAGTCGCTATAATCTGATCTATTGTGAAATCGTTAATCCAACCATATCCTCTTCGAAAATTCACGCTGGGAAAGGCTTCTTGGTCATGATAGGACAGAATAATTTTTTTTGCACAAGATGTAACATGGGTGAGAAACCATTCCATATCTTGAATATATTCTAGTACACCCGCAAGAAAAGCAATATCAGCTGAAATATGGGGAAATTCTTTTTTATTAAAATCACAAACCAATGTTTCTGAACATCGCTGTATGAAATCTACGGGGTAATATATAATATGCGGAGAAAGTAGCTTTTGGAGATACATATGTCTTGCAAACATATCTATAACGGAAGTATCTTCTTCATCTATAAATTCCGACATTTCTAAGATTCTTGCCTCATGCACACTCCAGTCCGTCTGATCATCTAAGCCACTATAGGATAATAATTTAATATTCTTCATTTGCGATATCTCCCCATCAAGATGAATATACATATTCATTCTTTGCATGCGCTATATAAAATGTTCTATATGCATATATTTCCCTAAAACCATTGGTAGGATACTATCAGTGGAACATTTGTCCAGTATATCGAACCAATCTATCAGTTTCATCCTTATTTGTGCATATTGGGCAAGCTTATCACAGAGTTCTAGCTCTGTATCAAACAAAAACTCTGCTTTATTTTGGACCAAATCACGATGGCCCTTTACATTACTTATTAATACAGGAAGCCCGCATGCCATCGCTTCCATAATATTAAAAGGGAGACCCTCTATTTTGCTCGAAGAAACAGCGGCATCGCAAAGCGGATAGAGTTCTTGCATTTGTCGCACATACCCTAAAAAATGAATACGATCTTGCATATGCAGTTTATCAACTAATTCTCTACATTGTTTTAGCAAGACACCGCTACCAGCCAAAAGCAGGTGAGCCTGTGGAATTTGATGGGCTACCTTGGCAAAAGCTTTAATCAATAATTGCTGGTTTTTCCGTTTGGAGAATTCTGCAGCATAGATATATAGGAAATCCGATGGAGAAAATCCCATTGCCTGGCGTCTTTTGCACCGATCTTCGTCAGAAAGTAGTTTAAATCGAGAAGAATCAAATCCTATTCCATGGATAAAGCAAAGCTGCTCTTTATAAAGATAATATCTTTTCGCCAGCTCTAAATCCTCCTGATTCATGACCATCAATACGTTGGTAACAGGAGCACATATTTTTTCAGGCAATAGATATATCCACTTTTTCCATCCATCTGATTCACCAAAGAGAAAACCATGTGCAATATAATATACGCGAGGCCTCTGATCTTTTGGCAAAAGTAAAATGGCCAACCGCAGGATTACGCTGGCAAGGGCAGTATGAGTACTGATTTTATCAAACCGCTCATTTTTAAGAAATTTTCTAAACTTAAAAATAGCGGTGATATTGCTAAAACTAAAAAGACTTTTTTTAAAGGGAAAAGCAACTGCACGCTTTGCATAAGGAATGGATTCGGCGCTGTTTGTCGCTACCCAAACTTCGTAGCCTCTTTCACTGAGCGCTTTTATATAGGGAAGGTGGAAATTTCGCATGTGTGATGCAGTAGAAGCGCAAAAGAGTATTTTATTCATAATAGTTTAAATAGTTTCCTTTCAAACCCAAGTACACACTCGACTAAGAGTATTATAACATGGGATTATGGTTTTGCGACGGTTTCCTTATAGTTTTGGCTGTACTAAATTTTCCCCCTATGACATATTAACGCAAAAGTGAATCTCCCGCATCCTCCACCCCTCCAGTCATATATTATCCCTCTAAATATATATAGAATGGAGGGGTCGCAATGACCAAGCTAAAAATAGCGGAGCTTGTGGTATTAGCCATATCCGCACTGGTGGCTGCTGTAAAGTCTGCTGTCCAGTTTATTGGCTATGTCGGTAAGCTCAGAAAAAAGAAACCCGCCTAACAATTGAAGAAGCG is a window from the Oscillospiraceae bacterium MB08-C2-2 genome containing:
- a CDS encoding acyltransferase yields the protein MVGCAFAEKQSVVVNRELNLLRMLFAFVVHMVHTSGLSPEDTYSYPFTEGYLAVEFFFLLSGFFAVQSVQKSTIVSRAEIMRIVWNKYRRIMCYVIPSTLIHYILINLLEKPSPWVFVRSLVYSVFEMALLPMSGVYVTFLNLPLWYLSALFISLPFFMLLVQEWGESFLYIVAPSASLVLYGYLCMRTGHIDIWAEQYGLISISLLRAFAGLCLGGCCYVLALRLKAVSFTIVGSRALACIQFMCFGIAFFYMYTHRYSKLDFLVIAIIAMGCIIVFSQKSSVNSVLNLPWFNQLADYSLALYVSHWSIRTYIPILMPNATYWQMLFPYIICSLAYAALILWVAKRAQGAAVWGKWRNLFVRE
- the glf gene encoding UDP-galactopyranose mutase; the protein is MDVLIIGCGLCGSVIARQLAEKGLRVQIWERRDHIGGNMYDYRDTHGILIQKYGPHTFHTKEQYLYEYICRYADWQPYKLTCGAVWDDKYTPTPFNFTTIDTFYPKEEAAKLKEKLRKAFSGQLTATVVEVLQHSDPDIRGYAEFLFREDYAPYTAKQWGVPPSEIDPSVLKRVPLRFSYDEGYFDDPYQVMPAHSFVAFFQKLLDHPNISIQLGQEAFESLTVSPSGTELLQDGRAVLIPVIYTGALDELFGCCAGRLPYRSLRFDWKYEEKESLQDAPVVAYPQEPGYTRITEFKKLPFQDVRGTSYAVEYPLHYDPEEVNEPYYPVLTDESKRQYDIYRKMAERISNLIPCGRLADFQYYNMDQVLARALETSKKLLEQA
- a CDS encoding polysaccharide pyruvyl transferase family protein — translated: MKNIKLLSYSGLDDQTDWSVHEARILEMSEFIDEEDTSVIDMFARHMYLQKLLSPHIIYYPVDFIQRCSETLVCDFNKKEFPHISADIAFLAGVLEYIQDMEWFLTHVTSCAKKIILSYHDQEAFPSVNFRRGYGWINDFTIDQIIATLHAKGFMLTKKNIRPCTPAILCFIQATPEHLNKNYLCSGCAACANICPVDALVLEPDEDGFFRPQISLQKCISCNKCVQVCPVLHPLYSNTSAPSCYAYCADDHTRFHSSSGGVFPLLAHRILDKGGIACGVAWKKDFGVQHILIDNLEELPTLLRSKYLQSEVRLVYRQIQNNLEAGLPVLFSGCPCQVAALNAYLGKPYELLYTIDLLCHYSPSSKHFQQYLDDTFGKQNIASCTFRTKELGWNCNAHNVTFKDNTEQNRLFDQDFYQQSFHGRLLMNDACEICRFSSFPRQGDITIGDFHGIGGYDPALNDGKGTSVILVNNSKGKYLLQMLQENNTICKEVPLEWIMNNRVNNQFPVHPARDRLYALAKYLPFNKAAEYAIKPRYDVGIVGVWSVENYGSNMTYYALYRIIRDMGLEPLMIERPLDSEWKPHPTPTGFKHNPYRPFDLAPLYANSGELQQLNNECDLFLVGSDQLLNGHLYLQFGQYITLNWVEDRKKKIAYATSFGADRFVQRDDIRAEIAYFLKKFDCLSFRDSPSMDFAKSQMEVDADLVLDPVFLCDKKHFNDLAAKGKAPDKKYVAAYILDPDVDKKAILASIEECLQLKSNIHTDIAYKHDAIGQIWGISSSEDTFNEDWLRSIVQSEFVVTDSFHGMCFAIIYRKPFLAIPNEGRGTARFTSLLETLGLQDRLISHLDQLQERLSHLLDIDYDRVFLLLEKEVEKSRTWLEKALVPVMGKSKSTYDFLKDYAQIFGERFAGVDEFTSNVHQRLQQNDEFVNNAHQHFRLNDETLSNVHQRIQQNNEFAKHIADKISLIETACAQTTMDISVYTAKQQLIEQRIAMLENELLYIYGSKSYFIGRCIAFLPGKFVAILQKIYKKLKR
- a CDS encoding glycosyltransferase, which translates into the protein MNKILFCASTASHMRNFHLPYIKALSERGYEVWVATNSAESIPYAKRAVAFPFKKSLFSFSNITAIFKFRKFLKNERFDKISTHTALASVILRLAILLLPKDQRPRVYYIAHGFLFGESDGWKKWIYLLPEKICAPVTNVLMVMNQEDLELAKRYYLYKEQLCFIHGIGFDSSRFKLLSDEDRCKRRQAMGFSPSDFLYIYAAEFSKRKNQQLLIKAFAKVAHQIPQAHLLLAGSGVLLKQCRELVDKLHMQDRIHFLGYVRQMQELYPLCDAAVSSSKIEGLPFNIMEAMACGLPVLISNVKGHRDLVQNKAEFLFDTELELCDKLAQYAQIRMKLIDWFDILDKCSTDSILPMVLGKYMHIEHFI